The following is a genomic window from Deinococcus aerophilus.
GCGACCTGTTCAACCTGTTCGTGGCCTTCGAGGTCATGCTGGTCGCCAGCTACGCTCTGGCCGTGCTCGGCTCCACCCGCGAGCAACTGCGCGAGGGTTTCCGATACATCGTGATGAACCTGTCGGCCTCGGCGCTGCTGGTGGTCGCCTGCGGGCTGGCCTACGGCACGCTGGGCACGCTGAACTTCGCGCACCTCGCGCAGCGCAGCGCGGCGCTGGGACCGAACGCCACCGTCACCGCCGTGGGCGTGCTGCTCCTGATCGTCTTCGCGGCCAAGGGAGCGCTGTTTCCGCTGGGCTTCTGGCTGCCGGGCACCTATCCGGCGCTGCCCCACGCCACCGGCGCGTTCTTCGCCGCAGTGCTCACCAAGGTGGGTCTGTACGCCCTGATCCGGGTCTTCACCACCGTCTTTAACCAGGACCCGGACCTGCCCAACACGCTGCTGCTGATCCTGGGAGCCGTGACCATGCTGTACGGCGCGCTGGGGGCCCTCAGCCAGCGCGAGTGGCGGCGCATCCTGTCGTTCACGGTGGTCGGCTCGGTGGGCTACCTGGCTTTTGGGCTGGGGCTGGGCACGCCCGGCGCGCTGCGGGCCAGCTTGGCGTACCTGGCGGTCAGCGTGGCCGTGACCCTGGCGCTGTTCCTGATCGCCGCCGTGGCCGAGCAGGCGGGCCGCAGCCGCCTGGTGCGGACGCGCGGCTTTATCGATGTGTTGCCGCTGCTCGCCGCGTGCTTTTTGCTGTGTGCGCTCACCGTGGCGGGCCTGCCGCCCACGGCGGGCTTCGTGGCCAAATATGGCCTGGTGCGTGCCGGGCTGGAACAGGGCTCCGTCCTGGCCGGGGTGGCCGTGGGAAGCGCGCTGCTGTCGAGCCTGATCACGCTGTACGCCCTGCTGAACGTGTGGCGGGGCTTTTTCTGGGGCCGCCGCCCCCGCGAGAATCCGGTGGGGGCTGTGCCGTGGGCCGAGCGCCTGCCCGCCTATCTGGCCTCGGCGCTGGTGGCCGCGCTGGCCGTGTTCGCCGGGCCACTGCTGGGCTACGCCGGGGCCACCGCCGACGAACTGAAGAACAACACCCGCTATATC
Proteins encoded in this region:
- a CDS encoding complex I subunit 5 family protein — protein: MSGIMLSALPLAPILTPLGLGVLLLAPMRRGWQVAVALASAVLTLLFGLSLLGVTAGGAVLVSELGGWPAPFGIVMTADRLGSFMSVLAAGCGVFTVWLMAARPDPVREKHHSFALTSFLFAGVQLSFLTGDLFNLFVAFEVMLVASYALAVLGSTREQLREGFRYIVMNLSASALLVVACGLAYGTLGTLNFAHLAQRSAALGPNATVTAVGVLLLIVFAAKGALFPLGFWLPGTYPALPHATGAFFAAVLTKVGLYALIRVFTTVFNQDPDLPNTLLLILGAVTMLYGALGALSQREWRRILSFTVVGSVGYLAFGLGLGTPGALRASLAYLAVSVAVTLALFLIAAVAEQAGRSRLVRTRGFIDVLPLLAACFLLCALTVAGLPPTAGFVAKYGLVRAGLEQGSVLAGVAVGSALLSSLITLYALLNVWRGFFWGRRPRENPVGAVPWAERLPAYLASALVAALAVFAGPLLGYAGATADELKNNTRYILGVLGSRPVDLPARPKGDEVQQPKDGHTPLPEGPP